CCAAGCATGAATCCTCTAGAAAGCACCTCCGTTGGGTAAGTCAGTTAACTCAGGTGAATCAGACAAAGCGACATCGTTTTGGCACTACCAGAATCAGAATTTGTCGCCTGTAAGACTCTTTTTCTGTAAATGATTCCAACAGTCATCATCTCaaacataacaaaataaaaaacatcAAAGCAAAGAAATTcagaagggaaaaaagaaaaagaaaaagaaaaagaaaaaaaactacaaCAATGGAAGTTTCAACAAACAATTTGGATTTTCTGGAATCAAATCAGTgaaaattaaacagaaaaaatGTTTTCTGGAATATTCAACAATAGAAGTTTCAACAAACAATTtggatttttaaaagaattaaacagAAAAAATACTTGTTGATGACAGAGAGAGAACCACTGCTTCTGGGTCTTCTTTTCTTGACTGTGGCTGCTAATTTTTTAAGGTTTCTTTAAAATACAAGTAAGGCCGACGGTTGACGGAGATGACGGACGGAGATGGTGAGGTGAGGTGACGAACGGAGATGAGGAGGCagatgatgtggaagaaaatttgcttagaagagaaagaagattgcttagaaaagaaaggagaaagggaaaatgtcttacggattAGAAATCGGTAagacaatttccaaaattttacttCGGATTTTACCCGTGTTTCCTATGGAAATCATTTTACACAAAACAAACACcggaaatgaatgaaaatgtttTCTGGAAAACATTTTCCACCAAACAAACACTCCCTAAATTActctcaaattcaattactatacAAAACTTGATTTAGTAAAAAATTCAACTAAGTCAATGATTACTTTATCCAAATTCcaatctattttttttcattttctttgttatttttccatttccccaatatattttataattgaatGGTTAAATATAAAAACCACATATGTGGCATCCTCTCATTCGCACTTCatgggagttttttttttttagtaaaaaccaTAACGATTTATATTTTTAGGTATTTAATTGGGCTAAAAAAAGTTTAAGTGTTAATGTGAGAAAAGAATATTATGAATTAAACCTGTATAAAatattatgctcaaaatataatAGAGTAAAATGTAAAGTATTATTACTTTTAGTTGTTGTTATTACcatgatgttttattattttggtattaaTAAATAGGGTAAACGATTCTAATAGTTAtctaattatcaaaatttttattttaggtatctaaaaaaaattgtaatttaagcACCTATGTTACATAATTTGGCTATTTTAATCACTCGTTAAAATCACAAAGTGCAAGCTGATGTTGCAATTAAAAAATCGACATAATAACAAACTTAGTCCTTAACTTTTTCATATTATATAGAGATGAGGTGGGGGAGGTGAGACACGAGAGGAGGAAAGGGAGAGGGATGGGGTGGGGTGGGGTGGGGTGGaaaggatttttattttattttattttattttatattaatataatttttatttaatatttatattatataattttaaatttattattgtaatttaaagaaaaatatattttatgtatttttttattttttttagatttaggatTAGGGTAGTTTACCTTATTAAATATTTagcttaaattttaatataaatataaaaaataatttatgataatccataattaatattataacatatgaaatataaaatttaaatatgaaatcaCATTTATTCTTTTATGGTTAAAATAAATTAGCTATTTGTTTAAAACTACGTTTAGGTTGGTTTCACTTGGAAATCACTTTTGAATCTCACCAGAAACAAAGGCTTAGGCTTAGGGTGGGTTTTTGGTTTCACTTGGAAATCACTTTTGAATCTCACCAGAAACAAAGGCTTAGGCTTAGGGTAGGTTTAGATTGGCGATTGGGTGTGGTGCGGTGCGTTTactttactttttgtctcacgctacagtatcgctatagtatctaatctcaccgccaccgatgtttttacactaactgcaggtaaatgcaccgcccatccaaactcacccttagtttggatgagcggtgtgtttacctccgaTGAGGTTAAAAATAGTGGTGGCAGTGAGATTAATTACTATAGCGGTaagattggatactgtagcagTGACATTAGAAACATCGGTGTaatgtgtgtttggattcaaatgcAGTTGTAATGGTGaggtaaaaatagaaaataatttttaaggacattatattaaaaatgatatataatagaagtttttaaaattatttaacaattacaaaattaataaatgattaaaaattattacaattatatttatttttaataataaataattaaaaatgaattaaaactcgagaaaaattcaaaaatttattttatttaatatttcaaaattaatcatatatttaattatagggGCTTAATTCATTATTGAAATTATTGAgcctttagaaaaataaaaaattgttgaaagataaaataataaagcaactctagaataaaaaataaaagaaataatatatgagtaaaagaggaaaagaaaaagtaactgAAGTTGCTAAATTTTTACTGGACCAAAAGGCTTCAGTCTGGAATTAAGCCTCCAGTGAGGTGAAATGTATTTTCAACGTATTGAAGAATGCTTTCCAAACAGCCTTACGTTACTAACATTTCAGTTGTAATGTTTTTTAGCCTAAAAAAGCAAACACACTGAGACCCGATTGCATCTAAAGGAAGCCCTAGACAAAAACAGAGGGAGTAGAGTACATTTCCCTCCCCCTCCTGACCGGCGAAGAATCCATCAGCGGCGGAGGAGAGAAGACCCAGCTGCCCTAACAGTTTTGacaagaaaagagaaagcaaaaCACGAAAACAactgagaaaagaaaaagagaatagcAACCGGAGTAGAGGAAGGGTGAGCGGTGCTGGCCAAATAGCCGGACACGTGACAAAAATCTGTTTCTGTCTCTGGTGGCAAAGGAGAAGGAAAATAAATCTGAGTATTAGGTTGATTATCGTCCGGAATTAATGAGATGAATTTTCTGTAAGAATGGTGGTGGGTTGAATCAACTATTCTTTGTCCAGTTTTGCCGATTGTAATTAGTTACTGTTAGGATGATTTTATAGCGTTACTTTTTAAgctttcaataataataatgtgtgacttcatattttttaaaagattttttaattaatatcataCGTATACGGTTTCTAATATTAGATTGTTtcgttttaataatattaaatcttaattagtgTTTATTATTTAGctaaaatttatgtaaaaaaacttaataaaatatataaatataaggtTTAAGAGTTTTTTAAAACTagaattttaagatttataattTAGGGAAAGGGTTAGACTAGAATTTAGGATCTAATGGTTCTAAAGTCTAGAACTTAAGGTATTAGacttttatatgaaaaataaattaatagtaataaaagataatttgataatttttgatgtattatattatttgtgcactctaaaaaaatataatgtgGGGCGTTATTATTGGGTGTCTAAAAAGTGAATTTTTAGGATAATCTAATCTAAGTTAAactcttaaaattttactttaaattcaaattttattaaataaaatattttaccttgagaattaatttgtaagatttcaagcattcaatcgtcggtttttctttcttttatctttGATAATATATGATCcatttatcaattttattatttttttctcctaTTATCCAATCTCTTCAAATATAACACGAAAAATCCAAGAGATCAAATTAGAGATACACCTTGCAcagattttttatattaaattaaatcattattAATCACTTTAGAAATGACTCTCAGTTCTCAGTTGACTATGttttagtatataaatttttttttgaaaagatatttttttttcaaatttttttacttatttttctaatttcaaacAACTACTTGTTTAAGAACCAAAGCAGGCATAAATGCTGGAGTGCGAAGTTTAGATCATAGTTATTGATATCGCATTGATACTGCTGGTGCCGCATGGTAGGATTTAAACTTTCGATATGTTTGGGCTGTTTTTGATCCATTAGCATTTCCATGTCATGCTCATATTGTATTCAAAATAGTCAAATCAGCAGGGAGGATGATGAACCAGAAATAAACAACCAAATAACAGGAAGCTATAATTCCATTCATCTAGACAATTTCTGAATATTGTCAATAAATGTATCTCATAAATATAAAACGGAACGGAAAGTGAAAAATGGGGATTGTGTAAAGAATGGAAAATTATTGACCATCTTCTTTCTTCCCCAAAACGCAATCTAGCCTAACTTACAGGAGACTTAAGGAGGTGGATCAATTGAGAGATAAAATAACCTGAGATATCAGCTTTCGTACTTGCACAGGTTCTCGAATCCCATGTACTCGTGCCGCTCGATTTTCCCGATCATGTTTGATATGCCAACACCACCTACCAAAAGTAAGCCAAGAATTGTTTTTTGACAAGTTTGAAGCCAAAAAAAACAAAAGTCTGTCAAAACAATTGGAGGAATATCTAAGCTCACCTAGTGATATTGCACTGACAAATATTGTGGAGGCTAGAATGAAGATGATCAAAGATGCCCTTCCAAATAAAATTATCAGCTTTCGGACAACATGCTGTCCGATAAAGGCAGCAACTGTAGCTACCCCAGTGAAGTAGAGAGCTGCAAAATAAAGTACGGAATACGTAATGTAACTCCAGGGAAAATGTGGAACAACGATATGTTCATGTAGACGCAACATCCCTTGCAGGTTTCAATGTTCccttttatttcaataataaaattatcgCACTGTTGAGATACCAACTTACCGTAAGGTACTGGAAAACGCTTCAGAAGGTAATATTCTACAACAGACATGGACGAGGAAAATGTCATGGCAAAGGTAGCTGTAGCACTTGATACCTGCATGGAAGTTGGTAGGAAgccaaaagaacaaaaataacaaacATTGGATCATCTTCAAGGTCATAATGAGACAAGAACTGATTTTCCCTCCAATGTGATCATCATTCCAATTAACATATGAAGGATAAACTTCAAGGCTATGACTACACATTCAAAGGGCACAAAGAAACTCACTTGAGGAGGGACACCCAACTCCAAGAATAGTGGACCCATGATAAATCCTCCTCCTAGGCCAAGTAGACCGCCGACAACTCCAGCTAGTACTCCAAAAGCACAGTAGGTAACAAGCTGGGCTACTCGAAAACTTGTGCCATCTTCTCCCTTGGATGCAATTACTCTATACCCTTTATAGAGACTAACTGCCTCGTATAGAGATACCCCAAGTGAAACTGGGATCTGGACAGAAAAAGGATACATTCAACCAGGTCTCAAAGAAATCATTGTGACGAGGATCAATGATGATCCTCAATGTCAAACAATTATATCTAGATCATGCCAGTCAGCATTGCAAAGAGGCAAAAAAGATAGAATGTACCTGCAGCAAGTTCAACACCCAATACAATGCTGAACAAGTAGTTGTATTATTCTGTTGCCAAAAGTCGTGCTCATCAGTTATGCCTCAATGATTCATATTCTGTTAAATATTTGAACCATAAAAAATGGCAGAGGAAATATAACCTTGGTAATCTGCAGTACAAGGAATGCAATCCAAACGAAACAAAGGAGTCCAAGTTCTTTCCAACAAACATTCTCCAAAATAGAGACCTGCAATGGCGGTGTTATTAATATTGAAAACAAAAAGGAACTTGGTAACAGCAGATTACAAAGTCGACCTACTTCTTTATCTGAGTCATCCTTAGGAGGATCACTGCTTGGGCCACTAGGAAGAGGCTTGTATGCCACATCTCCACTACCAGTTTCTGATATCATATGACAAGTATATGGGCTCAGGTCAGAACGAAAAGCATGAGGAAAGGATCACCAAATGATCTTAAGAACCaactaaaggaaaaaaaacaaagtaaacaaCTGACCAGTTGGTTCCAAGCGCCTAGCGGCCTCCTAAAATCCAAGAGAAGAAGCTTTCAGATAGTTagcaattaattttaataatataaacacAACACACACTGAATGAGAAAGTCACTTCATTGTTTTTAGTAGATTAAGCAGCAAAAAGATAAAATTCTGAAAGAAATTATCCAGAAGTTGTCAGCGCTTATGGTATTCTGAAATAAAAAATCCTTGAAATCTTTCAACTGGCCATCGAtgaaaacagaaataaattattttaaaagttttgacAATCGCTGCACATCAGTATGAGTGAATGAGTTAAAAGAAATCACCTTTTTCAATATGGTTTCCTTTTTCCACGTTTCTACACCCTTGAAGAATGCCTTTGTTGATGTTCCTGCAAACCATCCGATTGATTGAAATTAAAGATCGTTCTACAAGAACATTATGCCCAGCAAACGCAACACTAAATCAGCCAACCGTTACCTAGAAAGAGAATAATAAGTAAAACTGTGACCATCCAATCTGCAAAGAGCACATTAAAAGTGACTCCAATGCTAATTCCCATCATGAGCATTGGCTGGATAAGAAGAGCCAAATCATAATCAATGATAGGCATATCCAGTGTAGGATGCCTTAGCTTAAGGTTGTAGTAAACAGTTGAAGCTGCTGCACCCATGATCATACCTAGGAAAATGCCAAAAAAACACATAAAGCATAAACTCATCTATATTATATCAGGCTC
The genomic region above belongs to Gossypium hirsutum isolate 1008001.06 chromosome D05, Gossypium_hirsutum_v2.1, whole genome shotgun sequence and contains:
- the LOC107906946 gene encoding sulfite exporter TauE/SafE family protein 3 — its product is MAKFGVKPSVLRSIMLNFFNFGVAFMLVSAERSLRNGESVKESETNNNYFLKAINFLWQSDESGYHHVWPEMEFNWQIVLGSIIGFFGAAFGSVGGVGGGGIFVPMLSLIIGFDAKSSTAISKCMIMGAAASTVYYNLKLRHPTLDMPIIDYDLALLIQPMLMMGISIGVTFNVLFADWMVTVLLIILFLGTSTKAFFKGVETWKKETILKKEAARRLEPTETGSGDVAYKPLPSGPSSDPPKDDSDKEVSILENVCWKELGLLCFVWIAFLVLQITKNNTTTCSALYWVLNLLQIPVSLGVSLYEAVSLYKGYRVIASKGEDGTSFRVAQLVTYCAFGVLAGVVGGLLGLGGGFIMGPLFLELGVPPQVSSATATFAMTFSSSMSVVEYYLLKRFPVPYALYFTGVATVAAFIGQHVVRKLIILFGRASLIIFILASTIFVSAISLGGVGISNMIGKIERHEYMGFENLCKYES